In the genome of Paralichthys olivaceus isolate ysfri-2021 chromosome 10, ASM2471397v2, whole genome shotgun sequence, the window taaacagGTTTATGCTTCATTCAGTTCACGTCTTTGATGAAACACTTTCAACCTGATGTGATTTAAATTCTGTTTGTTCCAGAAACACGAGAGCGAAGCGCTGTCATcggtgaagaggagggaggaagaggagacggagCTGAAGGAGGCGATGGGGGCGTCGCTGAGCGAGGGATGGTCGCTCCTCCTTCACCTGCTCCACAGACGACAGGAAGTCCTGATGATGGCGTCAGACTTTTACCACCGAGCGCTGGAGGTgagaaacatctggaaacatgAGGGTCAAGGGTCACAGGGAAACAAAGAccagccccctggtggctgcctgcagAACAgcttatttaaatatataaaccctgcctcccccatgttagcagacaaaaatcgtgtgtgtgtgtgtgtgtgtgtgagtgagtgtgtgtgtgagtgtgtgtgtgtgtgtgtgagtgtgtgtgagtgtgtgtgtgtgagtgtgtttgtgtgtgtgtgtgagtgtgtgagtgtgtgtgtgtgtgtgtgtgtgtgtgtgagtgtgtgtgagtgtgtgtgtgtgtgagtgagtgtgtgtgagtgtgtgtgagtgtgtgtgagtgagtgagtgtgtgtgtgagtgagtgtgtgtgtgagtgtgtgtgtgtgtgtgtgagtgagtgtgtgtgtgagtgagtgagtgtgtgtgtgagtgtgtgtgtgtgtgtgaataaataaactGCTTTGATTTATCAGATAAATACAAACTATttgacctgtgacctctgacccctctcGTGCTGCAGTAAAGTGTCCTCTGTCCTTTGTCCCTTCACATGAAGGACAACACTTCAGTGTCTCATGTCTCAGGCGGAGACTTGTCCTTTGGCTGCTGGGGTTTTATTAGcggcagctgctgcagcctttGTCCCACTGAGCTGCTATTTTAACTTGTTTACACTGTGgcagctaacagcagctaacagcagctaacagcagctaacagcagctaacagcagctaacagcagctaacagcagctaacagCTGTTAGCATCCATCACAGTTCTGACTCCGGTTCTTTGTTGACAAACTGCGACGCTAACGGATCAGCTGTTCTATGTGTTAttaataacagcagcagcagctccgtcCATAGAGACtcggcttgggaaccggagggtcaccggttcaagtccagcatggactaAAAGTATGGAAggtgccgaggtgcccttgagcaaggcaccaaaccccccAAATGCTCGCAGGGCGCTTCTcaggggctgcccatcactctaccgagccctttgtgtgtgtgtgtgtgtgtgtgtgtgtgtataaataaaaattagtgtaaaaagaatttccccctCGGggaatcaataaagtatttcttcttcttcttcttcatcaacagttcatataattataataataactgtctctctctctctctctccctctgtctctccctctctctctctctctctctgtagtttGACGTCAGTATCAACAAACTTGAGAATCTTCAGATGAGACCAGACGAAGTTCAGCTCAGATTCGACTCCATGAGAAAAGGTAACTGGTTTGAAACCAGTTTGAAACCAGTTTACAGGAGAGATTGATCTTGAAGCTGATTTAAACTGTAGATTAACTGGTTTAAACTCAAGTTATAGTTAAACAGGTTTGAACCGTAGATAAACCTGGTTCGTGTGTTCGTCTGATTTAAACCGGTTTGGTTGGTCGATGTTAAACGTGTGTAAACATCTGTGGTGTCGTCGTTGTGTTTTGGTTCCAGATGTTCTGCTGAAGTCTCTGCAGGTTTTAAACAGCAGCAACGTTCTGCTGGACAAACTCCAACAGCTGCAGAGCACCGAGGCCCTCCAGAGGAGAGGGGCGGTACTGCaggaccagcagggggcaggggGGTGTGAGGAAATGGTGACACTGACTTTGTTTacattggttttaatttgaatctGGAATAACTCATGTGTAACTTAACTTTGCACTTTACCGTGCCCAGAGTTCTCAGAGCAGCCAGGAGGTGGCGCtgaggctggaggagctggtggagatgcTGCAGGATCGGAGGAGGAGGGCGGACCAGGCCGTcaggctgcagctgcaacaGGCGGAGACAAGTGTCGTGGTCCGAAAGAAAGAGTCTGGATCAGAGGTCAGAGACacggtgacatcatcagtgacatcatcagtgacatcatcagtccAGAGACCCCATTCACAAATATTTTGTCAAACAGCTGAACTGAATGAAACCGTCCAGAAAAGACTGTAAAACCCTCCTGATCTGTCTCCTCCACAGGACTGGACCCTCatcctggaccagaacctggagTCTGAATCcacaccagcagagggcactCACCTGCAGACACATTCCAGAACAGAAGAATCCAGAGACCGTCAGACTGGATCCAGATCAGGTCCAAAGCCTGAGTCCAGTACAGTTCAGAAGCCTAGAGTCAAATTAGTGGTGAGGTCTGGATCTAGATCAGACATTCAGTCTGGATCCAGGTCAGAGGAAACCAGAAAGTTAGAATCAGGATCTAGATCAGAGCTAACATCTAGATCCAGAttagagagaaacaaagacctGCAGTCTGAATCCAGCTCAGAGGACAATGTGGAGCCCCACTTAGGGTCAGACCTGAAGCCTGGATCCAGATCAGACAAGACTGGAAACCTGCagcaacaggaaacaaagaccAACAGGTAACGTTctccatgttcacacacacacacacacacacacacacacacacacacacacacacacacacacacacacacacacacactgagacacaacCCAACATAACCTGcatgattttcttcttctgtggtagTGGGCGGGTGGACAGATACAGTGGAGAAGACCACACCCACCAAGTCCTACCGACCAGTCAGCAGCAAGAGCTGCTATCGTCATGTGAACGTCTTGTGGACAAGGTGATATTTAGATCTTAGACTGAAGAACAATGAAACTGGTTCACActcatacgtgtgtgtgtgtgtgtgtgtgtgtgtgtgtgtgtgtgtgtgtgtgtgttgcaggtgtgGAGCTGggtgcagcagagcagcaatGTGTTGTCTCACAGCTCTGAAGCAGGACGAAACCTGACGGAGGCTGAAGatgctctgaacacacacatgcagctgcacacacaggctgaggcacgcacacacacacacacacacacacacatacacatacacacaggctgaggcacgcacacacacacacacacacacacaaacacacacatacacacaggctgaggcacgcacacacacacacacacgcacacacacacacacacacacacacacacaggctgaagcacgcacacacacacacactcacacacacacacacacacacacacacagtagaaatACAGCAGGTTCCACTGAATCATAAGATGTAAACACTTTGTGAAGGTTAATAAAAACTCAAGTCTGTGaactacaactcccatgatgcatttcAATAAGAGATCCAGACTTGATATTTAAAGTTATCTGCTCAGCTGATGGTGGCAGATAAACTTTGGTTTGATGAgtcctctgtgttttatttcctgttcagTCAGCGTGTCAGGATGCAGAGAACCTGAAGCAGATCCTGGACCAGGTCCGAGCTCCACACACCGGTCCGAGGGCCGGTCCTGGACAGCTGTCCCCGCTGAGGGCcctcacagagcagctgaagagagggagacagaccaGAACTGATGCCGCTGCTCCGCTGAGTCCTGAACTTGCTGCTCGAGCTGATGTGGTCCTGACGGAGCTGCAGAGTGTGAACAGGACGATAGAgtcaaacctgcagctgctgcacacgTACGTCTTGTTCCTCGGAGCAGCGCAGCAGGTCAGAGTCTGAATCTGAGCTCTGTGTGATgaacagcctgtgtgtgtgtgtggggggggggggggggggagtgaaaTCTAATTATCTTGCTCTGGATCAAAGAGTGAAGTCAGATTTGACAAGTCCTGTCACAGAGCGCCCTCATGTGGTGACACTCTGTTGTTttccagctggaggaggagatagAAGAAGTGAGGGAGGTctacaggaggagaggagaggaggaggagggagaggacgaagaggagaggggggctGCAGACAGTTCCAGGTCaccaccacagaagaagaagagggtggACGCTCGCTGGGAGGAAACGCTGCAGAGGCTCCACGCTGCGCAGGAAGTGGGAAACAGCTTCGTCCAGAttgtcaccatggtaaccaggCTGTCAGGGGTCAGACTGAATGGGTTCTGATACAGTCGTTGAAAAGTAATCAGATTACATGACATGAAGTTACCTGAGGTCAGAGACACGGTGTTACAGAgatctgatgatgtcatcaggaataaagttaaaaaagctGAGGTGATCTGTAACGACAGAatataacagtgtgtgtgtgtgtgtgtgtgtgtgtgtgtgtgtgtgtgtgtgtgtgtgtgtgtgtgtgtgtgtgtgtgtgtgtgtatgtgtgtgcgtgcatgcgtgtgtgtgtgtgtgtgtgtgtgtgtatgtgtgtgagtgtgtgtgtgtgtgtgtgtgtgtgtgtgtgtgtatgtgtgtgtgtgtgtgtgtgagagtgtgtgtgtgtgtgtgtgagtgtgtgtgtgtgtgtctgtgtgtgtatgtgtgtgcgtgcatgcgtgtgtgtgtgtgtgtgtgtgtgtgtgtgtgtgtgtgtgtgtgtgtgtgtgtgtgagagtgtgtgtgtgtgtgtgagtgtgtgtgtgtgtgtgtgtgtctgtgtgtgtatgtgtgtgcgtgcatgcgtgtgtgtgtgtgtattgtcaGGCGTCAGGATCGGGGTTGGACCTGCACTCTGTGGCGTCCGTGGTCCAGCGGACGATCAAGCAGCTCAtcagaaccaaacaggaagtgaatgagCTGCGGAGTCACCATCAAGTCCAGATCCGtcagcaggaagtgacatcacacaggaagtacagagagagactgttaaAGGTCAGCGTTACTGCtctttttattcaaactgtaaatacctgagttttactttaaatgtactTAAATATAGTTACATattgtaaaataagaaaattctAGTAAAGTATGAGTATCTGAGTATTGGTACTTGATTACTGCGCTGTACTCTGTGTGGTCAGGCGCTGCAGGACTTGAGGAGCGTCTCTGAACTGCTGGACTCGTGCACTAACGTGGATCTGGGCTCAGACCTGCAGACCTCCACACTGACAGAGCGCTTCAGTCAGGCCACGCCTCTTTTCACTGTGAGTCATGTGACTCTTTAACTGCCAATAGATACAGGACAGGACATGGAGGGAGAGCAAAGGCTCATGGGAACATgacttttatatcatcaaataacaaacagaTGATTTGGTCAGTCTCTTCTTTTGTCAGCAGCTGGATGCAGAGGTGgagcaggtgatgaggagctggaagaggctgagaggagaccaggaggtggaggaggaggaggaggacaacatGTCTGAGCTTCTGAGGCTCCAGAAGAAAGTGaaggagcagctggagcagagcGAGTGGATCCTGGATCTGAGCAGCAGTTTCCACCTCAGAGCTCAGCAGGTCAGAGTCAGCTGATCACATCTGTGGAGCACGGGGATCGAACACCGAGTGAGAgggcctgtctgtgtctcactgttgtttcctgtgtgtccaGCTGGAGGCGCTGCTGCTCTCGGACTCTGATGGTTCACATGAGAAACAGGAACTGATCCAGAGTCTGTTCAcaacagctgctgcactgaAGACCAACATCTGTACAGCTGCTGCCCAGTGTGTATGTACAACACACCCGACCCGACCCGACCCGACCCGACACAACCCGACCCGACTCGACACGACACGACACCACACGACACGACCCGACCCGACACCACACGACACGACCCGACCCGACACGACACGACCCGACACGACCCGACCCGACACGACACGACCCGACCCGACCCGACCCGACCCGACCCGACCCGACTCGACTCGACCCGACCCGACCCGACACGACACGACCCGACCCGACACGCTGGTCATAAACTGAGAAGAAGTTCCAGCTGCTAAATGCAGGAAGGACAGCTGGTAAAACATCTGCATACGTTACGGCGCCCCCTGGTGACATttggtaaaaatattttacGTGACCACGACATAATAACGTGAATCTGTTGTTTACTAACAAGACGAGTGGGGGTGAAGTGAACCTGACTGATAAACAGTAGTTGTAGTAAGTAGTAACACTTGAATACTGTAATTCTGTTGTATTATGACTTTAATACTGTGGTACTGTAATATTATAGTAGTTTAATACTGCAGTATGATAGTGCTATAACACTGCGGTAGTATTGAAGTACTGTAATACTGCAGTATTAAAACTGTGTGTGCTCTCAGGACTGGGCAGGTTTCAAACTTCAGCAGCTGGAGCTTCGTCTTCTCTCTCTCGACTCGCTCTGCGTCTCGTGGCTGAACGAAGCCGCTCGCCGGGGGGAGGAGCTCCGCAGAGAGCGTGTGACCCGGCAGATCAACGATGACATCGCCCAGGTGAGGTcacagttaccatggtgatctACTAACACACCACACTCTACACACTCAGCTGTAGTTCATGAGTGTGGCCAGCAGAGGCGCTGCAGCTCTCTTTATATACGGTCTGTGATAAATATCTGTCTCGTCTATTTAATGTGTCGACACATTAACATGTTTCGATATTTAAAGACTTTTAATTGAATCAATTATTTTGAAGTTATAATTTGCAGCAGATTTGACAGGAAATGTTCAAACTGTAGATTAAAGATGATTTCACTGTTTAACACTGAATGAAAGGATGAAAGTGTTCAGAGGCGGCTTTGATCTCAGTCTAAATATAAGtgatgtttctcctctgactCACTCTGACTGTCACTGTATcatgtgttcagctgcagttcCTCTAATGGCCActagagtttttttttccatcactgtccacacacatccactagagggcagctcAGAGTCtgagagtttctgacaacaataAACATGGCGACCGTGGAGGAGGTTGTGAGCCTCTCGAGAACCGATCTGTTCTCttaaagttttttaatttctacatCATCACCAGTGTTCGTGCCACTTGAACTTTTAGCTATGCTGCCCCCTGTGATTTCTGGTGGTACtgcattttgtctgtttcttccGCATTGAGCACAAATACGCAGAATACAGGCCGGAGGCTCCGCCTGGTTTCTTATGTATCATAAGTGGTGTGAATGTTTCTACCCAGTCAGCTGCATCCAGGCGAAAGGATGGAGGGGAATGATAAACACGAGGGCGCCCTCTACAGGTGAACCTGTGGAATAGTTGGAACTTTTTTAGCTGGTTACACAGGTTCAGTCTGTCGAGTCACTGAGCAACAactgcaggagagagggagggagagaaaaaggctAAATACAGGCTGAGTCAGCCCATTAACCATCATGCACCTGGTGCTGTGTGTCACCAGCACGTTGAAACCTGAAGACGCAGCTGAGATAAACGTCAGAGactcaaataaaatgtagaaacatTGATGTTGATTGAAATAAAACGTTCCTGCAGATCTAAATAACATTTCCCTGAGGAGCATTAAATCAACCACATGCAGAAAAACCTGTGACAACATGCACAAGCTTCAGGCTCCTTCACTGAGAGAGTCGCTCTCAACAGTCGTGTGGCTCACTTCATACTGTTCAAGATAAGAATAGtcattaaaaatcaaatgtttgtgaTTCAGTATTTACACTTTGCAGACATTTGTCGActtaaaggtcagaggtcaacagaAGATTAGAGGACTGACCTCTGTAGACGTGTTCAGACAATACAGAGCTGAAGTCAGAGGAGAGAGCTGGTTTGTTTTAGGGTttggatgaaaatgaaaatgattccaAAGGTTTTCTGAACATCTGTCAAAGGATCAACGTTTCTGAAATGAGGCTGAAACCTCAAAATAATCTCGTGTCATGAAACAGGATGATAGAACTGAGGCAGCTGAAACGTAACTGCTGAGAGAGTCAAAGATTTTGTTGAACAAACAGAGGATTTAATGAGTCAGATTAGCCTTGAACCTGAGTGACCGAGGATCCTCACGGACACGCAGAGAGACTAAAGATCAACTGTCACCGCTCTGTAACCAAACACCCCCTCTACATATCCCATGATGCCTCAGTCAGATGGTTGAGACGAGTGTGAGCTTCAGGGAGAAGAGTCCCAACGTGACTTAGTGTTTGGACTCTTCACTGCTGAGTCACCTGAAGGAATCCTCAGGAGTGAGTTTGGTTCTATTTCGATCATCACAGACATTCAGAGTATTTCAGTTCAGTAtcctcagagaaacatttttcatcCATCAGCTGAACTCTGACAGACTGAGCTATGTTCGTTTGGGTTCAGTGATGAGATACTTTGTGGTACTTCATGTTGAATTATCTGAGGTACTACAGGGGCATTCTGCCCTCTTGTGGTTAAACTGAAGAACTTCATGGTTCTACTAAGGATCTCTTCTGGATCTGATAAGTACCATGTGGTCCGTTATGGTCTTCTGGGACACCTCTTAAGTCCTCCATTATACCCTTGGGTGGAGTTCAGTGTACTAAATGATTTTCCTGGGTACTTCATATTAGTGTGGGTTAGTTTTAATACTTTGTGGTACTTTGTTACTTGGGGGTGGAAGGAGCCTGAAATGGGACAACGATGCGCTCCACTGTGGCGTGATCGGTCATCGAATGTAGCCTCTGAAGAAGAgacagcttcacttcctgtagGACACCTCATCGCACTTTGTGGTTGTTACTGCATGTGAATCTCTTTTTCATATACCCTGAGGTGTTTTACTTTGACGATCCTTTGTGTAACCTGTGGTACTTTCACACTCCCTGGGTTTCCTCGGACGACTGAGGTTTCTGAGGAGACAGCTTCACTCCGCCTCCAGCTCAGTGTTATAAAAACAGTCCCACCTCCTCAGCCTCTGATTTCATCTCCTTCATCTGTTCATGGGACttcactgtgtctgtctctctctcagctgtctTTAGCTGACAGATCAGCCACATGACACCGCTGCTCCTCCTGTCCGAGGCAGGAATGTCCCACTGGATTTAGACCCTGCCGCTCTAAAAATAATCTCACCAAAGCTCCGTCCACATGCAGTTACCTCAACGCTGAGCGAAAACCCAGCGAGCTTATCAAAGATCAGTTATGATACAACATGAGAAACGATTCAAACCGTTGTCAGCCATGTTGGCAGCTTCAGAGACCACAGTGTTTCTCAAGTACTGCTCAATAGATTTCTATGAACGTTTGTGCTGACtatcatggtccccagaggatttGGATTCTAACCCAAGTTCAATTTCATAACAAACCATCGAGAAGTTGAAGAGACGTTCGCCTGTAACTGAGAGTGTCAGTTTCATGGTGTCGTGTGAATTTAAGGATTCAAGGAATCCTCCTCTGTGGAAATCCATTGAAAAGTTGTCGAGACATTTTGTGGGGCACTGACGTTAACGTTCATGTgaatagaaaaaacaaactccacAGATCAAACCACACAACCACTGGAATCAAACTTCCTCTTCGTGTCATGTTTCAGCTCCGTGATTCCTTAAAGGAGTTGAAGAAACGGTTTAACAACCTGAAGTTTAACTTCCTGAAGAGAAACGACAGGACCAGGAACATGAAGGCTGTCAGgaaccagctgcagcaggtggagctgTATGAGGACAAGCTGCAGGTACATCAACCATCAGAATAACCGGTGTGGGCCGGTACACATCAGTGTCGTACTCCTCTCTCTGACTCGGCCTCACAtttgggagccgtcatgtcgtccttTGTATTTTCAGTCTCAGCTCAGGAAACGCCTGCAGGGACTGAGGGCTCAGCTGGGACTAGAGGGCGTGGCCCGGGAGGTGGAGGACACCGTCaacgagctgcagagacagatggGAGAGTTAGAGCAAAGTGTGAGCGAACATCGAAAAACACTGGACATGACGTGCAGACTGCAGCGagccatggaggaggtgagaataaaactaatgaaataaaaacctgctcaaatcctttaaaaacatttaagtgttgttttcaGTATCAGTCCTGGTGTGAGGAGGCGAGTGCGACCATCACTCGCGTCCAGAAGTTTTCCTCAGACTGTCGCAGCACAGAGGCCGTCACCGTTCTCTATCGACAGTTTGAAAAGTTCGTGTGGCCGACGGTTcctcagcaggaggagaggatcaGTCAGATCGGTGACCTGGCGGTCAGACTGCACGGTGGGTAGCAGCAcacagttttattctgaaagggAACTTCAGCTGCATGAGGGttttaacaaatcatatttTCTTCCATGATTTCCACTGATCACGTGGTGCTaatgtgttttcagcagcaCTGGACAGAACAACATGTGACAAATCAAAATCTAATGTTACGATGACTTTAATGTCCAGATGAATCAGGTGACATCACAGGAGTGTACGTGTGTTgcaggggtggaggaggggcgGCGGTACATCGAGAGGACAGTCAGTAAACACTCTGAGATGGTGGCGTCCATCAGAGAGCTGAGTGACGGACtgatggagctggaggccaaactgaaggtaacaacacacaacatgaacacacaacgTCAACACACAAGGTCAACACACAAGGTCAACACACAACGTCAACACACAACGTCAACACACAACGTCAACACACAACGTCAACACACAAGGTCAACACACAAGGTCAACACACAACGTCAACACACAACGTCAACACACAAGGTCAACACACAACGTCAACACACAACgtcaacacacaacatgaacacacaacgTCAACACACAAGGTCAACACACAACGTCAACACACAACGTCAACACACAAGGTCAACACACAACGTCAACACACAAGGTCAACACACAAGGTCAACACACAAGGTCAACACACAAGGTCAACACACAACgtcaacacacaacatgaacacacaacgTCAACACACAAGGTCAACACACAACGTCAACACACAACGTCAACACACAACGTCAACACACAACGTCAACACACAACGTCAACACACAACGTCAACACACAAGGTCAACACACAAGgtcaacacacaacatgaacacacaacatgaacacacaacgtcaacacacaacatgaacacacaacatgaacacacaacatgaacacacaacgTCAACACACAACATTTAAGCCGAGTCTGTTCCAAAGAAAACATTCAtgttcactgttgtgttttcagctgaaacctgaaaaacagcagcagaacgacggagagaaagaaataaaagaggaagacgaggagcgGACGAGACAGAATGAGATGcgagaagaagagacagaaaagaagttGAGGGAAAATAGAAAGATGAAAACGACGGAGCAGGTGCATGACTGCCGCTCACAGGAAGCTGCCGACATGGTCAAAATAATGACACGTTCAGATTAAAGTgaaacaaatgataaaaagaCGTTTCTCATTCTCCTTTACTGAtttgataaaatattaaatattaccATTCTGAATCTGTCCTGTTCTCCCAGTGCGAGCTGAAGGAGACAGGCCACACCCCCGAACTGACCGGCAAGGATGATTGGAAGGAGGTTCCTGTGAAGAAGCAGAATGCAGCCAATAGGAAGCCTCCGTTGCAGAAGAGCCACAATCAGGAGGCAGACCAACAGGAGGTCACCACAGAGATCAGGTACACTGAGTGAGTCCTAACCTGCTCCTCACCTGCTCCTCACAGGATGAACCACAGCTGCAGAACCCCATTCACCATCATTGTTTCAATCTAcacatgaaaaattaaaaaaatccaaatatcaAAGTGAAACCGACTCTGATGAACCTGAAACACGATTTAAACTTAAAACCTAAATCCATATGGTTCATCCTCTGGTAACAGTGAACGTCTGAACCAAGTTCATTTCACATAATGCTTGTAGATATTCTTCTTAAAGCCATAAATGTGAACACGACAGGAGAGTCACTGTCATTTACTGTAACTCAATTCCTCCGGGGACCATGACAATCCCAATGAGTCGGTTCATCCTGCAGGAGATGATTCTCGTTGACTAATTCGAGATCCACTGTCTGATCTGGGTTACTGAAGTTACAGAACAGAAACTTTataagaaaacaagagaaatctGAAGTTATAACAGAATTTGTTTACAGAGAAGTTTGGTTTCACTTTGTCGTTTCTCCTTCAGCCACAGACACGAGTCAAACTCCTCCTCCTACTGCTCCACCCACACCTTCAGCCTGTCCTGCAGCCCGGTGGAGGCCAGCCGACGCGTCAGCGCCACCCTCAGCCCATTACAGCCCAACTCCACTGAGGCTCAGACCACGCCCCCTTATCCTGTGACTGGCCCATCGCTCTGTGATGTCCAGAGGGAGTGTCAGAGGAAGGAGGTGCAGGTagtttccacttcctgtttattaaACACCACACCTCTGTGAGTGTTTTTCACCAGACGTGTCCATCAAGGATCCACTTTAGATCGACTTTGATTTCCCATTGACAGGATTCTAATGAGCTTCATATTTATAATTCACCAGACACTGATGATCACAAATGTTTGTTCCCTCCAACATGGTGACTGTAAGTTTAGCTCATCTCAGCTGTGgttcttgtcttttcttcagctcctccgTGACTCCTGTGCACTTAATAATTTGCTACACAGATGTAAACATTATAAATAAGATTCCAAGGTAGAAAATCAAGCTTCCTTTAGCAGAGGTTACTGGAAACAACATTATCCTCTTATCTACacttaaaataaatctaataaatCACAAGATACTTTTATATGAAAGTTATTTTGGAATTTGATCGGTCCTCAACATGTGTACATCTGTAGGAATATTCTTCATTAGTTTAAATTAGGAACCTCCCACAGAAAACCTTCTTTATATTCTGGTCCTCAGGATGCGTCCGACCTTTCAGAGGTGGAGCTCCATCAGCAGGAAGTGCTGACCGAAGACTCGCTGTCCAATGATGAATACGAGTGTGCATCACCTGACGATATCTCCCTGCCGCCACTGGCAGAAACACCCGAGTCCGGCTTGGTTCAATCAGACTTTGAGGAGGGCTTCTGTTTCAGTTCCCGCAGCGCCCACGTCAACCAGCACAGCCACCAGGCCCAGTCAGGGCAGAGCGGTACCGGTGCAGTCCAACAACAGAGAGGGTCCAGTCAGACGGAGGGTTATGCCCCTCCTCCGACCAATCATAACAACCCCAGGTCTGTTTGTATCGATAACACAAGTCAGATTCTCACAAGGTGTTTGATGGATGTCAACAATTTACACTTGTTTTGAAACACTAGCAGTCGAGCTTACCCCAAACCaagatgtgtgttttaatgcaaATCAGGAAACATCGGGTCAAACAAGTATAAGTATAAGAAAGCTTGACTTTACAGTTTGATGCTGTGCTGCCACATGTGATCACTGAGCACCGAGCCTTACTGAAGGAGAATCAGATCGTGGTCacatcacacattcacaatCCTGTCAGTGGACATGAGGCGTCGACCATCAATCCACCATCATCCAGAGTTAAGATTCTGTTCTTGTTGTGTATGTTACAGGTTCAGATCAGAGTCCAGTTCATTTGTCCAGAGTCCATTGACAGTTCCTGCTCCAGGCCTCCTCAGCATCCTGCGGACTGAGGAGGCCAGT includes:
- the ccdc141 gene encoding coiled-coil domain-containing protein 141 isoform X1; amino-acid sequence: MKGRGGEENVKLSPSFTTISTIAIQAGQSQLVVSVLRSGSLVHLQLVQVHPGLCEIGWNQEENQKLIQEQQQLIHKLQKHESEALSSVKRREEEETELKEAMGASLSEGWSLLLHLLHRRQEVLMMASDFYHRALEFDVSINKLENLQMRPDEVQLRFDSMRKDVLLKSLQVLNSSNVLLDKLQQLQSTEALQRRGAVLQDQQGAGGCEEMSSQSSQEVALRLEELVEMLQDRRRRADQAVRLQLQQAETSVVVRKKESGSEDWTLILDQNLESESTPAEGTHLQTHSRTEESRDRQTGSRSGPKPESSTVQKPRVKLVVRSGSRSDIQSGSRSEETRKLESGSRSELTSRSRLERNKDLQSESSSEDNVEPHLGSDLKPGSRSDKTGNLQQQETKTNSGRVDRYSGEDHTHQVLPTSQQQELLSSCERLVDKVWSWVQQSSNVLSHSSEAGRNLTEAEDALNTHMQLHTQAESACQDAENLKQILDQVRAPHTGPRAGPGQLSPLRALTEQLKRGRQTRTDAAAPLSPELAARADVVLTELQSVNRTIESNLQLLHTYVLFLGAAQQLEEEIEEVREVYRRRGEEEEGEDEEERGAADSSRSPPQKKKRVDARWEETLQRLHAAQEVGNSFVQIVTMASGSGLDLHSVASVVQRTIKQLIRTKQEVNELRSHHQVQIRQQEVTSHRKYRERLLKALQDLRSVSELLDSCTNVDLGSDLQTSTLTERFSQATPLFTQLDAEVEQVMRSWKRLRGDQEVEEEEEDNMSELLRLQKKVKEQLEQSEWILDLSSSFHLRAQQLEALLLSDSDGSHEKQELIQSLFTTAAALKTNICTAAAQCDWAGFKLQQLELRLLSLDSLCVSWLNEAARRGEELRRERVTRQINDDIAQLRDSLKELKKRFNNLKFNFLKRNDRTRNMKAVRNQLQQVELYEDKLQSQLRKRLQGLRAQLGLEGVAREVEDTVNELQRQMGELEQSVSEHRKTLDMTCRLQRAMEEYQSWCEEASATITRVQKFSSDCRSTEAVTVLYRQFEKFVWPTVPQQEERISQIGDLAVRLHGVEEGRRYIERTVSKHSEMVASIRELSDGLMELEAKLKLKPEKQQQNDGEKEIKEEDEERTRQNEMREEETEKKLRENRKMKTTEQCELKETGHTPELTGKDDWKEVPVKKQNAANRKPPLQKSHNQEADQQEVTTEIRYTDHRHESNSSSYCSTHTFSLSCSPVEASRRVSATLSPLQPNSTEAQTTPPYPVTGPSLCDVQRECQRKEVQDASDLSEVELHQQEVLTEDSLSNDEYECASPDDISLPPLAETPESGLVQSDFEEGFCFSSRSAHVNQHSHQAQSGQSGTGAVQQQRGSSQTEGYAPPPTNHNNPRFRSESSSFVQSPLTVPAPGLLSILRTEEASVDFFLSSTEAHFTSRSNQVHKSKTTDKFTDVPERRSPSETEPLLNDLNSQFNQPQCTGSQSNSNRNVTSKSETLPQTDPIPHPADQSPTLQSNYCPQPLNGPDTDIHKDKTPLQDTGFLKCGFDQDTNFSQTRKETSVVSKPDSPTNTSSVTQQNVFIQSSHSDTLPQERNSHSSPHKSSLSQNKTKNYLIPHARGFAQSPNLTDSVVHNDRTLPPDIRTCLQTNTSLLQHNNLPQSFPDSSLDQSELSTQPSKETSSVKTVYCQSSSSDSPCNVPQAGITLRAKQDDLPDVHVPNNTELESNRFSNKQSHITVYSVHESLTQCVHDPGMSPSSTAKPTAPPLPQTQAHPHPPHLLTSDQDPDICQPMAIREEIRLTPQIHGPPLPAPPLPQAQAESLPRGKASKPGPPCFTRARSRATVKEGSPVTLEVEVTGHPEPTLTWPPHAVTEAVCCLTSCHRGRSRSKDGDTSPGPSPVCDGGKHFLFIPEALDSDGGLHDVVKHQWLVAEVFDLFSVDWQTWFGTLCVLLWLLYLILL